The Sporosarcina ureae genome includes a region encoding these proteins:
- a CDS encoding phosphoribosylanthranilate isomerase, translated as MTKVKICGLTKPEHVQAAVDAGADAIGFVFAPSRREVTIEQAHELAKLIPPSVLKIGVFVDETKEQLLKIFNEVPLDYIQYHGDETPAFIQQVGLPSIKALAIENEDDVKLATTYDVDYYLFDTPGVEYKGGSGKTFDWSLLEHAGVSKGQIILAGGLHEGNVCEALRQVNPYMVDVSSGVEIEKQKDTERIQTFIHTAKGRRDRHDNRN; from the coding sequence ATGACAAAAGTAAAGATTTGTGGACTAACGAAACCAGAACATGTACAAGCAGCTGTGGATGCGGGTGCTGATGCTATAGGTTTTGTGTTTGCACCAAGTCGTAGGGAAGTGACGATTGAGCAGGCACATGAATTGGCGAAGCTCATTCCGCCTTCTGTATTAAAAATTGGAGTCTTTGTGGATGAAACGAAAGAGCAGTTACTGAAAATATTCAATGAAGTACCACTGGATTACATTCAATACCATGGCGATGAGACACCTGCCTTCATTCAACAAGTAGGATTACCTTCTATTAAAGCACTTGCTATTGAAAATGAAGACGACGTGAAACTCGCTACCACATATGACGTGGATTATTATTTATTTGATACACCAGGTGTTGAATATAAAGGCGGTAGTGGTAAGACGTTTGACTGGTCGTTACTTGAACATGCAGGGGTTTCAAAAGGACAAATTATTTTAGCTGGCGGGCTTCATGAAGGAAATGTGTGTGAAGCGTTGAGGCAAGTGAATCCATATATGGTGGATGTATCAAGTGGAGTAGAGATAGAGAAGCAAAAAGACACGGAACGCATTCAAACGTTTATTCATACAGCGAAGGGTAGGAGAGATCGTCATGACAACAGAAACTAA
- the mscL gene encoding large conductance mechanosensitive channel protein MscL — translation MWKDFKEFAFKGNIFDLAIGVVIGAAFGTIVSSLVENIMTPLIGILLGGLNFSELSYTIGDAVIKYGLFIQSIIDFLIVAGSIFIFLRVLMKLKMKPEEAVEEEPEEKPLDTKEELLTEIRDLLKSKR, via the coding sequence ATGTGGAAGGATTTTAAGGAGTTTGCGTTTAAAGGGAATATTTTTGACTTGGCCATCGGTGTTGTAATTGGTGCCGCTTTCGGAACGATTGTCTCTTCTTTAGTCGAAAACATTATGACACCACTGATTGGCATTTTATTAGGTGGACTGAACTTTTCAGAATTGAGCTATACAATTGGTGACGCTGTAATTAAATACGGTCTATTCATTCAATCTATTATTGACTTCTTAATTGTCGCAGGTTCAATCTTCATTTTCTTACGAGTACTTATGAAATTGAAAATGAAGCCGGAAGAGGCAGTTGAAGAAGAACCTGAAGAAAAACCATTGGATACAAAAGAGGAATTACTTACTGAGATCCGTGATTTATTAAAAAGCAAACGATAA
- the trpD gene encoding anthranilate phosphoribosyltransferase codes for MERFLSIVEKQRNLMYEEMREAAELMFNEATDEDQITQFLTALSKKGETSHEVAALAAVMKSYANDLTPTEARYLDNCGTGGDGVNTFNISTTAAFVLAGAGVQVAKHGNRKISSASGSQDVLDALGIHSNFQISDMQNLLEQQGIAFLFAPSIHPKMKRIGAIRNKIGKTTIFNLVGPLTNPVSLETQFTGINRPDFIMEYASVLRMLGRERAIVVSGAGGMDEASLAGQNEFVLLDHGDLIPFSMTADDVGLEYAPLSAIKGGDAIENAATTRSILGGERGPKFDTVVLNAGIGLFANGQVSTIQEGVKVATDSILSGKALAKLDAVVAFSEKIRQKAVIQ; via the coding sequence ATGGAGAGATTTTTAAGCATAGTAGAGAAGCAGCGGAACCTTATGTACGAAGAAATGAGAGAAGCTGCTGAGCTAATGTTCAATGAAGCGACAGATGAAGATCAAATTACACAGTTTTTGACCGCGTTATCGAAAAAAGGTGAAACATCACATGAAGTAGCAGCATTGGCAGCCGTTATGAAGTCCTATGCAAATGACTTGACGCCTACAGAGGCACGTTATCTAGATAACTGCGGAACGGGTGGGGATGGAGTCAATACATTCAATATTAGTACGACGGCCGCATTCGTGTTAGCGGGTGCTGGGGTCCAGGTTGCGAAACATGGTAATCGTAAAATCTCCAGCGCATCAGGTAGCCAGGATGTTTTGGATGCACTTGGCATTCATTCTAACTTCCAGATATCTGATATGCAGAATTTACTGGAACAACAAGGGATTGCTTTCTTATTTGCACCGTCTATTCATCCAAAAATGAAACGGATCGGCGCTATACGAAACAAAATTGGTAAGACGACGATCTTCAATTTAGTTGGGCCGTTGACGAATCCTGTATCACTCGAAACACAGTTTACAGGTATTAACCGTCCGGATTTCATTATGGAATATGCGTCAGTACTCAGAATGCTTGGGCGGGAAAGAGCAATTGTCGTGAGCGGAGCAGGTGGAATGGATGAAGCGTCTCTAGCGGGCCAGAATGAATTTGTATTACTCGATCATGGCGATTTAATTCCCTTTTCAATGACTGCCGATGATGTAGGGCTTGAATATGCACCATTGTCAGCAATAAAAGGTGGAGACGCAATAGAGAATGCCGCGACTACTCGATCGATCTTAGGTGGGGAACGTGGACCAAAGTTCGATACAGTCGTGTTGAATGCAGGTATAGGTTTATTTGCGAATGGGCAAGTTTCTACGATTCAAGAAGGTGTGAAAGTAGCTACTGACAGTATCTTGTCAGGCAAGGCATTAGCAAAACTAGATGCTGTAGTCGCATTTAGCGAAAAGATTCGGCAAAAGGCGGTTATCCAATGA
- the trpA gene encoding tryptophan synthase subunit alpha: MTKKLVTQAIVQCNEQGSKAFVPYIMAGDGGLQTLKKTILFLQEAGATAIEVGIPFSDPVADGDVIQQAGERALAEGMTLRKIMKELASFKEEVKIPLVIMTYLNPVLSYGLQSLAADCEASGVYGLIVPDLPLEESGLLKEALENSDVALIQLVSLTSPAERIEAIAKAAEGFIYAVTVNGITGVRSSFTEGLEGHLERLKAASSVPVLAGFGISTPEHVRTLGGLADGVIVGSAIVTALHEGDYEEVRTLIHASKNQLTNS, encoded by the coding sequence ATGACAAAAAAACTAGTGACACAAGCAATTGTGCAATGTAATGAACAGGGAAGCAAAGCATTTGTACCTTATATCATGGCGGGTGACGGCGGATTACAAACGTTGAAGAAGACGATATTATTCCTGCAAGAAGCGGGCGCAACTGCTATTGAAGTAGGTATACCATTTTCCGACCCAGTGGCGGACGGTGATGTGATTCAGCAAGCCGGTGAGCGGGCGTTAGCTGAAGGCATGACATTGCGAAAGATTATGAAGGAACTTGCTTCATTTAAAGAAGAAGTCAAGATTCCTCTAGTGATCATGACGTATTTGAATCCTGTGCTTAGCTATGGCTTACAGTCATTAGCAGCGGATTGTGAAGCAAGTGGTGTCTATGGTCTAATCGTTCCAGATCTTCCGCTCGAGGAAAGCGGATTACTCAAAGAAGCGTTAGAAAATAGCGATGTAGCATTGATTCAACTAGTTTCTTTAACGAGTCCAGCTGAGCGTATTGAAGCCATTGCGAAAGCAGCGGAAGGTTTCATTTATGCAGTGACAGTAAACGGCATCACGGGTGTTCGTTCGTCATTTACAGAAGGGCTCGAAGGTCACTTGGAACGCCTCAAAGCAGCAAGTTCCGTTCCAGTTCTTGCAGGGTTCGGTATTTCTACTCCGGAACATGTTCGCACACTGGGGGGGCTTGCTGACGGTGTCATCGTCGGAAGTGCGATCGTGACAGCCCTTCATGAAGGAGATTACGAAGAGGTTCGGACGTTAATTCACGCATCTAAAAATCAACTAACTAATAGCTAA
- a CDS encoding mandelate racemase/muconate lactonizing enzyme family protein, which produces MQIRTVETFLVSSSLRKPFITALRTVRTVQSVIIKLTTDNDLIGWGEAVPTHVITGDSIGGIRHVIDHVLAPLLVGQDISRLELLTERMQRAIIGNTGAKAAVDMAVNDLFGQLCGLPLVHVLGGYRQSLKTDLTVSVGKPADMAKEAAEHVARGFDTLKVKVGTSSSQQERERIHAVRQTVGPDILIRLDANQGWKPKEAIHLIRQLEDDGVDLELIEQPVAAYDVEGLRDVTRQTSTLIMADESLFSARDAKRLLEMRAVDVLNIKLMKSGGIREALKINALAEANGVECMVGSMMETAVGVTAAAHIAASQPNITRVDLDAPLLLVEEFSAGGVLYHGSHMEFSKKSGLGFDSKRMMQWVKEHACE; this is translated from the coding sequence TTGCAAATTCGCACGGTGGAAACATTCCTCGTGTCATCCTCATTACGTAAACCGTTTATTACCGCGTTACGTACTGTTCGTACTGTACAATCGGTTATTATCAAACTAACAACTGATAACGATTTAATCGGCTGGGGAGAAGCAGTGCCGACGCATGTTATAACGGGCGATTCGATCGGTGGAATTCGTCATGTTATCGATCATGTTCTTGCGCCTCTATTGGTAGGCCAAGATATCAGCCGGCTAGAATTACTAACGGAGAGAATGCAACGGGCTATTATAGGCAATACAGGTGCGAAGGCCGCAGTTGACATGGCAGTGAATGATTTGTTCGGACAGCTTTGCGGTTTACCTTTAGTCCACGTGTTAGGTGGCTACCGCCAAAGCTTGAAAACAGATTTGACAGTCAGTGTCGGGAAGCCTGCTGATATGGCCAAGGAAGCAGCAGAACATGTTGCCAGAGGCTTCGATACGCTAAAAGTGAAAGTCGGTACAAGTAGTTCTCAACAAGAAAGAGAACGGATTCACGCCGTACGTCAAACCGTCGGGCCAGATATCCTCATTCGTCTCGATGCCAATCAAGGTTGGAAACCAAAAGAAGCCATTCACCTGATTCGCCAGTTGGAAGATGACGGAGTTGATTTGGAATTAATAGAACAGCCAGTTGCCGCATATGATGTAGAAGGCTTGAGAGACGTGACCAGACAGACAAGCACGCTGATTATGGCAGATGAATCATTATTTTCAGCGAGAGATGCAAAAAGGTTGCTGGAGATGCGCGCAGTGGATGTACTGAATATCAAATTGATGAAGTCGGGGGGGATCCGCGAAGCCTTGAAAATCAATGCATTGGCTGAAGCAAATGGCGTAGAGTGTATGGTCGGAAGTATGATGGAGACAGCAGTCGGGGTGACGGCAGCTGCTCATATTGCAGCGAGTCAGCCGAATATAACGCGAGTGGATTTAGACGCACCACTATTATTGGTAGAGGAATTCTCTGCGGGCGGTGTGCTCTACCACGGATCGCATATGGAATTTAGCAAGAAGTCAGGACTAGGATTTGATTCGAAACGGATGATGCAATGGGTGAAGGAGCATGCATGTGAATGA
- a CDS encoding C40 family peptidase — protein MNEKWMCAVSVATVWTDPDSPRVADLPALDHPVQIDRWLSQLSYEERLALSDNDHIQTQLLYGESVIVEEVVGDWARIIASSQPTRKDPRGYPGWVPLIQLSMKKRIQTEEFVRVTNPKVALFDESGTFFLRVSFNTIFPSGERRGKKIRVWTPHGWKLLNASDVECVGEESIHRPLTVGRRFIGLPYLWGGMSAWGFDCSGFTRAIWEACGVCLPRDAADQAEEGKPISLDSADWQKGDLIFFKNEERCIHHVAMYVGNGKILHAPSTGKLIEQIDLKKSAYAKNVCSVRRMI, from the coding sequence GTGAATGAGAAATGGATGTGCGCAGTAAGCGTTGCGACAGTATGGACTGATCCTGATTCTCCCCGTGTGGCTGATCTTCCCGCCCTGGATCATCCTGTGCAAATCGATAGATGGCTTTCCCAGTTATCGTATGAAGAACGTCTAGCGCTAAGTGACAACGATCACATTCAAACGCAATTATTATACGGTGAATCTGTGATTGTCGAAGAAGTGGTTGGCGACTGGGCGCGTATAATTGCTAGCTCCCAGCCAACTCGTAAAGATCCTCGAGGTTATCCTGGATGGGTGCCGCTTATTCAACTTTCCATGAAGAAACGAATACAGACAGAAGAGTTTGTCAGAGTGACTAATCCAAAGGTAGCTCTTTTTGATGAATCAGGTACATTCTTTCTACGTGTTTCTTTTAATACAATCTTTCCTTCCGGAGAACGACGCGGAAAGAAGATACGTGTATGGACACCGCATGGTTGGAAATTGCTAAATGCATCCGATGTCGAGTGTGTGGGAGAAGAATCGATTCACCGTCCGCTAACTGTGGGAAGACGTTTCATTGGTTTACCGTATTTATGGGGTGGCATGTCCGCCTGGGGTTTTGATTGCTCTGGATTCACCCGTGCTATATGGGAAGCGTGTGGAGTTTGCTTGCCACGTGATGCAGCCGATCAGGCAGAAGAAGGCAAACCCATCTCACTCGACTCTGCAGATTGGCAAAAAGGTGATTTAATCTTTTTCAAGAACGAAGAGCGGTGTATTCATCATGTAGCGATGTATGTGGGGAACGGAAAGATTCTTCATGCGCCTTCAACTGGAAAATTAATTGAACAAATTGACCTAAAGAAGTCCGCATATGCCAAAAATGTCTGTAGCGTGCGAAGAATGATCTAA
- a CDS encoding acyl-CoA thioesterase, with translation MSEQKPMSESRTIQSKLVLPPDTNHIESIFGGKVLSYIDEIAAIAAMKHAGTRAAITASIDSVDFVSPALLGDVIELEAVVTSVGRTSMEVFISVHSKNLVTGEVRLTTESFCTMVAVDDTNRPIPVAEVYPETELEKRLFDTAPARRELRKQRRLMKH, from the coding sequence ATGTCTGAACAAAAACCGATGAGCGAGTCAAGAACCATTCAAAGTAAGTTGGTCTTACCGCCGGACACGAATCATATTGAATCAATCTTTGGAGGAAAAGTTCTCTCGTATATCGATGAGATTGCAGCTATTGCAGCTATGAAACACGCAGGTACTAGAGCTGCGATTACCGCTTCAATTGACTCTGTCGATTTTGTATCTCCAGCCTTATTGGGTGATGTCATTGAACTCGAAGCAGTAGTCACTTCCGTCGGTCGTACATCTATGGAAGTTTTTATTTCCGTTCATTCTAAAAACTTGGTAACAGGTGAAGTGAGATTGACGACGGAATCATTCTGTACGATGGTTGCGGTAGATGACACAAATCGTCCAATTCCCGTGGCGGAAGTGTATCCCGAAACGGAATTAGAAAAACGTCTTTTCGATACCGCACCTGCACGACGTGAACTTCGGAAGCAGCGGAGATTGATGAAACATTAA
- the trpB gene encoding tryptophan synthase subunit beta, which produces MTTETKGRYGKFGGQFVPETLMTALQELETAYEEAQHDPAFSKELDYYLKEFVGRETPLFFAERLTKHAGGAKIYLKREDLNHTGAHKINNSLGQALLAIRMGKKKIVAETGAGQHGVATATACALLGLECIVFMGKEDIRRQELNVFRMELLGTKVVSVDKGSGTLKDAVNEALRYWVSNVEDTHYILGSALGPHPFPQIVRDFQRVIGDETRKQIVEHEGRLPDAVVACIGGGSNAIGMFHPFVDDQDVKLYGVEAAGSGISTGKHAAAIAGKQEGVLHGAYMYVLQDEDGFIQEAHSISAGLDYPAVGPEHCHLADIKRVQYDSVTDQQALEAVQVLSRVEGIIPALESAHAVYYAVQLAKEMKEDELLVICLSGRGDKDMQTVRDALGGQSK; this is translated from the coding sequence ATGACAACAGAAACTAAAGGACGCTACGGGAAATTCGGAGGTCAATTCGTTCCGGAAACATTGATGACTGCATTGCAGGAGTTAGAAACTGCTTACGAAGAAGCGCAGCATGATCCCGCGTTTTCAAAGGAACTGGATTATTATTTGAAAGAGTTTGTAGGTCGTGAAACCCCTTTGTTTTTTGCAGAGCGTTTGACGAAGCATGCAGGTGGCGCGAAAATTTATTTGAAGCGTGAAGATTTGAATCATACAGGTGCTCATAAGATTAATAATTCTCTTGGCCAGGCATTGCTTGCAATTCGTATGGGCAAGAAGAAGATTGTAGCAGAAACGGGAGCGGGTCAACACGGCGTGGCAACAGCTACTGCTTGTGCGTTACTCGGTCTTGAATGCATTGTATTCATGGGCAAAGAAGATATCCGTCGTCAGGAACTAAACGTTTTCCGCATGGAACTGCTCGGTACGAAAGTAGTTTCTGTCGATAAAGGTTCAGGTACTTTGAAGGATGCAGTCAATGAAGCATTGCGCTACTGGGTTTCCAATGTAGAGGACACACATTATATTCTCGGTTCGGCTTTAGGTCCGCATCCATTCCCACAAATCGTCCGAGATTTTCAGCGAGTGATCGGTGATGAAACACGTAAGCAAATCGTGGAACATGAAGGACGTCTACCGGATGCAGTTGTAGCTTGCATTGGTGGCGGCAGTAATGCGATTGGTATGTTCCATCCATTCGTCGATGATCAAGATGTGAAGTTGTACGGAGTAGAAGCAGCCGGCAGCGGTATTTCAACAGGCAAACATGCGGCAGCCATAGCGGGTAAACAAGAAGGCGTTTTGCACGGTGCGTACATGTATGTACTGCAAGACGAAGATGGATTTATTCAAGAAGCGCACTCCATCTCCGCGGGGCTCGACTATCCCGCAGTAGGGCCTGAACATTGCCATTTGGCTGACATCAAGCGTGTACAGTATGATTCCGTCACGGATCAGCAAGCACTTGAAGCGGTACAAGTTCTTTCGCGTGTAGAAGGAATTATTCCGGCTCTTGAAAGTGCGCACGCTGTCTATTATGCAGTGCAGTTAGCGAAAGAAATGAAAGAAGATGAGCTCCTCGTTATCTGTTTATCGGGACGTGGCGATAAAGATATGCAAACAGTACGTGATGCGCTGGGAGGTCAATCCAAATGA
- a CDS encoding pseudouridine synthase: protein MRINKFLSSAGIVSRRGADQWVADGRVKINGQLAELGSKVESGDQVEVDGKLVEQEEKLVYIALNKPVGITSTTERHIKGNVVDFVNHPLRIFHIGRLDKDSDGLLLLTNDGDIVNEILREEYGHEKEYIVTVDSPLTASFISQMENGVKILDTVTKPCTVTKLGPKTFSIILTQGLNRQIRRMCAALGYHIRRLQRVRILTIELGDLPIGEWRELTDAERNTLFKTLDYEPKR from the coding sequence ATGCGGATTAATAAATTTTTAAGTAGTGCAGGTATTGTATCTAGGCGAGGTGCAGATCAGTGGGTTGCTGACGGCCGTGTGAAAATTAACGGCCAACTCGCGGAACTTGGCAGTAAAGTCGAATCAGGTGATCAAGTCGAAGTCGACGGCAAGTTAGTTGAACAAGAAGAAAAGTTAGTGTATATCGCGCTTAATAAACCAGTGGGAATCACTAGTACAACAGAACGCCATATAAAAGGTAACGTGGTGGACTTTGTTAATCATCCATTGCGAATCTTCCACATTGGACGTTTAGACAAAGATTCTGATGGCTTACTACTATTAACAAACGATGGAGACATCGTTAATGAAATCCTACGGGAAGAATACGGTCATGAAAAGGAATACATCGTGACAGTGGATAGCCCCTTAACCGCTTCGTTTATTTCGCAGATGGAAAATGGAGTGAAGATTCTAGATACTGTAACAAAACCTTGCACAGTGACAAAACTTGGCCCTAAAACTTTCTCTATTATATTGACACAAGGTTTAAATCGTCAAATCCGCAGAATGTGCGCAGCGCTCGGCTATCACATACGCCGCTTGCAACGTGTTCGGATACTCACTATTGAATTGGGTGATCTTCCGATTGGCGAATGGCGTGAGCTAACAGATGCAGAGCGTAATACGTTATTTAAAACACTTGATTACGAACCAAAAAGGTAA
- a CDS encoding anthranilate synthase component I family protein, with product MTEQKNLRVTTRKIEGDSLTPILIFRRLKGNQKFLLESSSQAGGSGRYSFIGLNPQKAYRGRDGVVEEIVYSTNRTYTHEGDLYTLLKRLMPRITEDAGFPFTGGAVGYVGYGAARNGEQRAADDLQLPDVYFNIYDTIVIYDHHLHEVTLLHTEINPVYEAPDLDAIEDMIVNGSVDKEDSVSLSDYRCAISKEEFERRVQIIIDAIQDGQAEQVVLSRRFEADIAGDPFALYRKLRRRNPSPYMYYMEFEDHIVIGTSPESLVRVTGDKVLTNPIAGTRRRGRNQAEDEALEIELRNDPKELSEHDMLVEVSQKELQQICRPETIEVANYLETVRYEHVMHLVSEVTGDLAPGLHALDALKATMPAGTVTGSPKPIAMDIIDELEDQHRGIYGGAIGYIGLNGNIDFALTIRTMLVKEGKAYVQAGAGIVGASVPSLEFKETSNKARSLLEATEVTN from the coding sequence ATGACAGAACAGAAGAACTTACGGGTAACGACGAGAAAAATTGAAGGAGATTCTTTAACCCCCATATTGATATTTAGAAGATTGAAAGGGAACCAGAAGTTCCTGTTAGAGAGTTCTTCGCAAGCAGGTGGGTCAGGTCGTTATTCATTCATTGGACTGAATCCTCAAAAAGCCTATCGAGGTCGGGATGGTGTAGTAGAAGAAATCGTCTACTCGACGAACAGAACCTATACGCATGAAGGAGACCTCTATACGTTATTGAAGCGTCTCATGCCGCGTATTACAGAAGATGCAGGCTTCCCGTTCACAGGCGGTGCGGTTGGTTATGTAGGATACGGGGCAGCACGAAATGGTGAGCAGCGAGCAGCTGACGACCTCCAGCTACCGGACGTCTACTTCAATATCTACGATACCATCGTGATCTATGACCATCATTTGCACGAAGTGACGTTGCTGCATACAGAGATCAATCCGGTATACGAAGCACCTGACTTAGATGCCATTGAGGATATGATTGTGAATGGTTCGGTCGATAAAGAAGACAGTGTATCTCTTTCCGATTATCGTTGTGCCATTTCCAAGGAAGAATTTGAGCGTCGTGTCCAGATTATTATCGATGCGATTCAAGACGGACAGGCGGAACAAGTCGTTCTGTCACGTCGCTTTGAAGCAGATATTGCAGGTGATCCGTTTGCGTTGTATCGTAAACTGCGTCGTCGCAATCCATCTCCGTATATGTATTACATGGAGTTTGAAGATCATATAGTCATCGGAACATCGCCTGAAAGTCTTGTGCGCGTCACGGGAGATAAAGTATTAACCAATCCAATTGCGGGTACTCGCAGAAGAGGGCGAAACCAAGCGGAAGACGAAGCACTGGAAATTGAATTACGCAATGATCCAAAAGAACTGTCAGAACACGATATGCTAGTGGAGGTAAGCCAGAAAGAACTGCAACAAATCTGTCGTCCCGAAACGATTGAAGTCGCAAACTATTTGGAAACAGTTCGCTATGAACATGTGATGCACTTAGTTTCCGAAGTGACAGGTGACCTTGCTCCAGGCTTACATGCTCTGGATGCATTGAAGGCGACAATGCCGGCAGGAACTGTTACGGGTTCCCCTAAACCGATTGCTATGGACATAATTGATGAACTGGAAGACCAGCACCGTGGGATTTACGGTGGCGCTATCGGCTATATTGGCCTTAACGGCAATATCGACTTCGCATTGACAATCCGTACAATGCTTGTAAAAGAAGGCAAAGCATATGTGCAGGCAGGTGCGGGGATAGTAGGAGCTTCTGTTCCTTCATTAGAATTTAAAGAAACATCCAATAAAGCCCGTTCTTTACTAGAAGCAACAGAAGTGACCAACTAA
- the trpC gene encoding indole-3-glycerol phosphate synthase TrpC, which produces MTILDKIIAQKKIEVDQLLANNVTFPEREITRPSLYQTLRKAKQLQVISEMKRASPSKGMIAEGANPVKQATTYYEAGAACISVLTDKEFFKGSFEDLSAVADAVPIALLCKDFMIHKIQIDQAKSAGASVILLIVAALDDETLGSLYTYANEEGLDVLVEVHNVEELQRALSIDARIIGVNNRDLHTFEVDLAQTERIASHFPFDEERVFISESGIWGPEDAERAAKAGASAVLVGESLMRSDSVKEALQALQVEKHVDRP; this is translated from the coding sequence ATGACGATTTTAGATAAAATTATTGCGCAGAAAAAGATAGAGGTAGATCAATTATTAGCGAATAACGTGACGTTTCCTGAACGGGAGATTACACGTCCATCACTTTATCAAACACTGAGGAAAGCAAAACAACTGCAAGTCATCTCTGAAATGAAGCGTGCATCCCCCTCTAAAGGAATGATTGCAGAAGGTGCAAATCCGGTTAAACAAGCGACTACTTATTATGAAGCAGGTGCTGCCTGCATTTCAGTGTTGACGGATAAAGAATTTTTCAAGGGATCGTTTGAAGACTTATCTGCAGTAGCGGATGCTGTACCTATCGCATTGTTGTGTAAAGACTTTATGATCCATAAGATTCAGATTGACCAAGCCAAAAGCGCAGGTGCATCCGTCATTTTATTGATAGTGGCAGCACTTGATGATGAAACACTTGGCAGTCTATATACGTATGCCAACGAAGAAGGGTTGGATGTGCTAGTTGAAGTGCATAACGTCGAGGAGTTGCAACGCGCATTGTCAATCGATGCGAGAATCATCGGTGTTAATAACCGCGATCTGCATACATTTGAAGTAGATTTAGCACAGACAGAACGGATTGCGTCACACTTCCCGTTTGATGAAGAGCGTGTGTTCATCAGTGAAAGCGGAATCTGGGGACCTGAAGATGCAGAACGTGCGGCAAAAGCTGGAGCAAGTGCAGTACTTGTCGGAGAATCTTTGATGCGCAGTGATTCAGTAAAAGAAGCTTTGCAAGCATTGCAAGTAGAAAAGCACGTGGATCGTCCATGA
- a CDS encoding S66 peptidase family protein, whose translation MSRMIRPAHLVQGDVIGIVAPASPVEREVLERSFQFLEQLGLRYKVGRSVYKKNGYLAGTDEERLADLHEMFKDPEVKGIFCAGGGYGSARYAEQLDLDLIHNHPKVFWGFSDITYLHTAIRQGAGLVTFHGPMLASCVAQDEFHEMSGKMFGQLFAPVEVHYSEAISPLETLVGGVAEGEVVGGNLTQLVNSLGSEFEIKTNHRLLVIEDVGEEPYKVDRLLNQLRLAGKLREAAGIVIGDFAKAAPTKPYASLTMDEVFEQYFGKLHQPVVKGFCIGHCEPNIAIPFGVKGRLDANSKTLTILPGVE comes from the coding sequence ATGAGTAGAATGATTCGTCCAGCACATTTAGTACAAGGTGATGTAATTGGGATCGTGGCACCTGCCAGTCCTGTGGAACGTGAAGTATTGGAACGTTCATTTCAATTTTTGGAGCAATTGGGCCTGCGCTATAAAGTAGGCCGCTCCGTTTACAAGAAAAATGGTTACTTAGCAGGGACTGATGAGGAACGATTGGCTGACTTGCATGAGATGTTTAAAGATCCTGAAGTGAAAGGGATATTCTGTGCGGGAGGCGGTTACGGCTCGGCACGCTATGCGGAACAACTGGATCTCGATTTGATCCACAACCATCCGAAAGTGTTTTGGGGGTTCAGTGATATTACGTATCTACATACCGCGATTCGTCAGGGAGCAGGACTCGTTACATTCCACGGACCTATGCTTGCATCATGTGTCGCACAAGACGAGTTTCATGAAATGTCCGGTAAAATGTTCGGGCAATTATTTGCGCCTGTGGAGGTCCACTATTCTGAAGCAATCTCGCCACTTGAAACACTTGTCGGTGGTGTTGCAGAAGGCGAAGTGGTCGGTGGTAATTTGACGCAACTAGTCAACAGTTTGGGCAGTGAGTTTGAGATTAAAACGAATCATCGATTGCTTGTAATTGAAGACGTCGGTGAAGAGCCTTATAAAGTAGATCGCCTACTCAATCAATTACGTCTTGCAGGCAAGCTTCGAGAGGCAGCCGGTATAGTAATTGGTGATTTCGCGAAAGCGGCGCCAACGAAGCCATATGCTTCACTCACGATGGATGAAGTGTTTGAACAGTATTTTGGCAAACTACATCAGCCTGTCGTAAAAGGATTCTGTATCGGTCATTGCGAACCAAATATTGCAATTCCATTTGGTGTGAAAGGACGTTTGGATGCAAATAGTAAGACGCTGACTATCTTACCGGGAGTGGAGTAA